A region of Pyxidicoccus parkwaysis DNA encodes the following proteins:
- a CDS encoding anti-sigma factor family protein produces the protein MSACREADLDALLAGELAPEDAARVDAHVDTCPACRHAMTWLRLERGWMAQRARRMPPRPALDFAALEARLSRPAIPTWVPLRGAWSNWGRMLMAATAAVAFVGLSLTQGGATSLGDEPFGRDTRPSMLGEACEDPSREAVAALEASVGACLVASPFISSR, from the coding sequence ATGAGCGCGTGCCGTGAAGCAGACCTGGACGCGCTGCTCGCCGGAGAGCTGGCCCCCGAGGACGCCGCGCGCGTCGATGCGCACGTGGACACCTGCCCCGCCTGCCGCCATGCCATGACGTGGCTCCGCCTGGAGCGCGGGTGGATGGCACAGCGCGCGCGCCGGATGCCTCCGCGCCCCGCGCTCGACTTCGCCGCGCTGGAGGCGCGCCTCTCGCGGCCCGCCATTCCGACCTGGGTGCCCCTGCGGGGCGCATGGAGCAACTGGGGGCGGATGTTGATGGCCGCCACCGCCGCCGTGGCCTTCGTCGGCCTCAGCCTGACGCAGGGCGGGGCCACGTCGCTCGGTGACGAGCCCTTCGGCCGCGACACGCGTCCCTCCATGCTGGGCGAGGCGTGCGAGGACCCCTCGCGAGAGGCCGTCGCCGCGCTCGAGGCGTCCGTGGGCGCATGCCTCGTGGCCTCGCCGTTCATCTCCTCGCGCTGA
- a CDS encoding RNA polymerase sigma factor, protein MALLSAVKMVLAGAPPSDMDRERALLRRARAGDPAAFRTLFERHAPAVWRFLRDLLRDEAAADEATQETFVRAHGRLGALRDEDRLGSWLLGIARHVYLESRRSRGVHVDVDDEEHASRVEAVLPTPTPEDLLLDRELEGLLAEALGMLREERRSALLLRIDHGLPYEEIASVMGWSLQKVKNEIHRARLQLREQLAAHVGGRP, encoded by the coding sequence GTGGCCCTTCTTTCCGCGGTGAAGATGGTGCTGGCAGGTGCGCCTCCGTCCGACATGGACCGGGAGCGGGCCCTGCTGCGCCGTGCGCGTGCCGGCGACCCCGCCGCCTTCCGGACGCTCTTCGAGCGCCATGCCCCCGCCGTGTGGCGCTTCCTGCGGGATTTGCTCCGCGACGAGGCCGCCGCCGACGAGGCGACGCAGGAGACCTTCGTCCGCGCCCACGGGCGGCTCGGCGCGCTGCGCGACGAGGACCGGCTCGGCTCGTGGCTCCTGGGCATCGCCCGGCACGTGTACCTGGAGTCGCGCCGCAGCCGCGGGGTGCACGTGGACGTGGACGACGAGGAGCACGCCAGCCGCGTGGAGGCCGTGCTCCCCACCCCCACGCCCGAGGACCTGCTGCTGGACCGCGAGCTGGAAGGCCTGCTCGCCGAGGCGCTCGGCATGCTGCGCGAGGAGCGTCGCTCGGCGCTGCTGCTGCGCATCGACCACGGCCTTCCCTACGAGGAGATTGCGTCGGTCATGGGTTGGTCCCTGCAGAAGGTGAAGAACGAAATCCACCGCGCCCGGCTGCAGCTCCGCGAGCAGCTCGCCGCCCACGTGGGAGGCCGGCCATGA
- a CDS encoding acyltransferase family protein — protein sequence MSANPARPDAAAAHAPRLQGHLPVLDGVRGLAVLLVVLFHTTHLSDQSALGRATWWVAGAGWTGVDLFFVLSGFLITGILWEAKGQPYYFRNFYMRRFLRIFPLYYLTLAVSFLVLPTLAGRLNLDERITTEGATWYLLYLSNFYQLWVDTTHPILGVVWSLAIEEQFYIVWPFLIGAVSYRGAIRLCLGTIALAILVRLGLTFSGASLESTYVVTFCRVDSLAMGALLSLALRHPEGLGLKAFPWMRYAVWAAVPVVLTLIVLPVGPAFETVKRTFGYTAIAVVYAAIVYRAVAAAPGKALNRFFSSKLLRTYGKYSYAIYLIHSPLDAILRRTSFLRTPLKPVLGSDFPMQVAFYVVAAGISLGLALVSWNLFEKHLLKLKDRFPYGEHPNKARAAAAASVAGGSPGAAS from the coding sequence ATGTCCGCCAACCCTGCCCGCCCGGATGCCGCGGCGGCGCATGCTCCGCGCCTGCAGGGCCACCTGCCCGTGCTCGACGGTGTGCGAGGCCTCGCCGTCCTCCTGGTGGTCCTCTTCCACACCACGCACCTGAGCGACCAGAGCGCGCTCGGCCGCGCGACGTGGTGGGTGGCCGGCGCCGGCTGGACGGGCGTGGACCTCTTCTTCGTCCTCTCCGGCTTCCTCATCACCGGAATCCTCTGGGAGGCGAAGGGCCAGCCGTACTACTTCCGCAACTTCTACATGCGCCGCTTCCTGCGCATCTTCCCGCTCTACTACCTCACCCTCGCCGTCTCCTTCCTGGTGCTGCCGACGCTCGCCGGCCGCCTCAACCTGGATGAGCGCATCACCACCGAGGGCGCCACCTGGTACCTGCTCTACCTCTCCAACTTCTACCAACTGTGGGTGGACACCACGCACCCCATCCTCGGCGTGGTGTGGTCGCTGGCGATTGAAGAGCAGTTCTACATCGTCTGGCCGTTCCTCATCGGCGCGGTGTCCTACCGCGGGGCCATCCGCCTGTGCCTTGGCACCATCGCCCTGGCCATCCTGGTGCGCCTGGGGCTCACCTTCTCCGGCGCCAGTCTGGAGAGCACCTACGTCGTCACCTTCTGCCGCGTGGACTCGCTGGCCATGGGCGCGCTGCTGTCCCTCGCGCTGCGCCACCCGGAAGGCCTGGGCCTCAAGGCCTTCCCGTGGATGCGCTACGCCGTGTGGGCCGCGGTGCCGGTGGTGCTCACCCTGATTGTGCTCCCCGTCGGCCCCGCCTTCGAGACGGTGAAGCGGACCTTCGGCTACACCGCCATCGCCGTCGTCTACGCGGCCATCGTGTACAGGGCCGTGGCCGCCGCGCCGGGCAAGGCGCTCAACCGCTTCTTCTCGTCGAAGCTGCTGCGCACCTACGGCAAGTACAGCTACGCCATCTACCTCATTCACTCGCCGCTGGACGCCATCCTGCGCAGGACGTCATTCCTGCGCACGCCGCTCAAGCCCGTGCTCGGCTCGGACTTCCCGATGCAGGTGGCCTTCTACGTCGTGGCCGCGGGCATCTCCCTCGGCCTCGCGCTGGTGAGCTGGAATCTCTTCGAGAAGCACCTGCTCAAGCTCAAGGACCGCTTTCCCTACGGAGAGCATCCCAACAAGGCCAGGGCCGCCGCAGCGGCCTCCGTGGCGGGTGGCTCGCCCGGCGCCGCGAGCTGA
- a CDS encoding FruA-associating protein, FapA produces the protein MTTTIVHVGFAKTTSLYPEEHELMAPEQVALTPQRAAQLRQKASQWLTRAQKELHDAIFARDGSDESLDRYASARAELDSAEAWALRVAEALGQRRD, from the coding sequence ATGACTACGACCATCGTACATGTCGGATTCGCGAAGACGACGTCGCTGTACCCGGAAGAGCACGAGCTGATGGCGCCCGAGCAGGTGGCCCTCACGCCCCAGCGGGCCGCCCAGCTCCGACAGAAGGCGAGCCAATGGCTGACTCGCGCACAGAAGGAGCTGCACGACGCCATCTTCGCGCGTGATGGCTCCGACGAGTCCCTGGACCGCTACGCGAGCGCGCGTGCGGAGCTGGACTCCGCGGAGGCCTGGGCGCTGCGCGTCGCGGAGGCGCTGGGACAGCGGCGGGACTGA
- a CDS encoding ATP-binding protein produces MTEDDVSGTPGFRLELLGEARLRSGNALIPLERRTAGVLAWLALEGPHPKYRLAGLLWAESSETTARNNMRQLLRRLRLASGTELVQGADVLSLCESVVADASELQAHVLAGRHAQALELDGVLLGALEYEDCTEFQAWLEGARERLDKLRRRAAALESEARERKGDLSGALALAERLLGMDPYSEEAWRRLMRLHYVAGDKLAALNAFERCRRLLREELDTTPLPETMALAREIERGPAASKPATPPKPKLPLSVLRPPVLVGREREWARMEAAWDAGQTIFLAGEPGVGKTRLAHDFAASRGTHFMLEARPGELNVPYASHVRLMRQLLSKVPDPKLEPWVRRELARLLPDMAGPEGPPPPMTDEADRSRFLEAHCQLIYQLCSGVDALVADDLQFMDSATAEFAVLMLSRRHAPGPGGRFPRFIDTYRRDELSPEAAARVQQLVVAGLAVVIELEPLGQDAVGALLGSLDLPGAERLVRDVTRHTGGNPLFITETLKDLLETGGLERGWPEHVTPSVRLRQLIQQRLERLSPPAVQVARLAALARTNFGLELASEVLEMPALALATHVAELEAAQIFRGERFTHDLLFEVVRQGVPRSLEALLHRRLAVALEQRKAPPAVVAQHWLEGNEPRRAVPFLIAAAQAEASALRHLEAAVLYHRAAALLEEMGNSEEAARVRARVRGIPSA; encoded by the coding sequence ATGACAGAAGACGACGTGTCAGGCACGCCAGGCTTCCGTCTGGAGCTGCTGGGCGAAGCCCGGCTCCGGAGCGGTAATGCACTCATTCCCCTGGAGCGGCGCACGGCCGGAGTGCTGGCGTGGCTCGCGCTCGAGGGGCCGCACCCCAAATACCGGCTCGCGGGCCTGCTCTGGGCGGAGTCCAGCGAGACGACGGCGCGCAACAACATGCGCCAGCTCCTGCGCCGCCTGAGGCTGGCGTCGGGCACGGAGCTGGTCCAGGGCGCGGACGTCCTCTCCCTGTGCGAGAGCGTGGTTGCAGACGCATCGGAGTTACAGGCGCACGTGCTGGCCGGGCGCCACGCCCAGGCCCTGGAGCTGGACGGCGTGCTGCTGGGTGCGTTGGAGTACGAGGACTGCACCGAGTTCCAGGCGTGGCTGGAGGGCGCGCGCGAGCGGCTGGACAAGCTGCGTCGCCGCGCCGCGGCACTGGAGTCCGAGGCGCGCGAGCGGAAGGGGGATTTGTCCGGCGCGCTCGCACTGGCGGAGCGGCTGCTCGGCATGGACCCGTACTCCGAGGAGGCGTGGCGCCGGCTGATGCGGCTGCACTACGTGGCGGGTGACAAGCTGGCCGCGCTCAACGCCTTCGAGCGCTGCCGCCGCCTGCTGCGCGAGGAGCTGGACACCACGCCGCTGCCGGAGACGATGGCGCTCGCGCGGGAAATCGAGCGCGGGCCGGCCGCGTCCAAGCCCGCCACGCCGCCGAAGCCGAAGCTGCCGCTGTCCGTGCTGAGGCCGCCGGTGCTGGTGGGGCGGGAGCGCGAGTGGGCGCGCATGGAGGCGGCGTGGGATGCCGGGCAGACCATCTTCCTCGCCGGTGAGCCCGGAGTGGGCAAGACGCGCCTGGCGCATGACTTCGCCGCGTCGCGCGGCACGCACTTCATGCTGGAGGCGCGGCCCGGCGAGCTGAACGTGCCGTATGCCTCGCACGTGCGGCTGATGCGGCAGCTGCTCTCCAAGGTGCCCGACCCGAAGCTGGAGCCGTGGGTGCGGCGAGAGCTGGCGCGGCTGCTGCCCGACATGGCCGGGCCGGAGGGGCCGCCCCCGCCCATGACGGACGAGGCGGACCGCAGCCGCTTCCTCGAGGCCCACTGCCAGCTCATCTACCAGCTCTGCTCCGGCGTGGATGCGCTCGTCGCGGATGACTTGCAGTTCATGGACTCGGCCACCGCGGAGTTCGCGGTGCTGATGCTGTCGCGCCGCCACGCGCCCGGGCCGGGCGGCCGCTTCCCGCGCTTCATCGACACGTACCGCAGAGACGAGCTGTCTCCCGAGGCGGCGGCCCGCGTGCAGCAGCTCGTGGTGGCGGGACTGGCCGTCGTCATCGAGCTGGAGCCGCTGGGACAGGACGCGGTGGGTGCGCTGCTCGGCAGCCTGGATTTGCCCGGCGCCGAGCGGCTGGTGCGCGACGTGACGCGGCACACCGGTGGCAATCCGCTCTTCATCACCGAGACGCTGAAAGACTTGCTGGAGACGGGCGGGCTGGAGCGCGGCTGGCCGGAGCACGTCACGCCCTCGGTGCGCCTGCGGCAGCTCATCCAGCAGCGCCTGGAGCGCCTGTCCCCGCCCGCCGTGCAGGTGGCGCGGCTGGCGGCGCTGGCGCGGACGAACTTCGGGCTGGAGCTGGCCAGCGAGGTGCTGGAGATGCCGGCGCTCGCGCTCGCCACGCACGTGGCGGAGCTGGAGGCGGCGCAAATCTTCCGGGGCGAGCGCTTCACTCACGACTTGCTCTTCGAAGTAGTGCGCCAGGGCGTGCCGCGCTCGCTGGAGGCGCTGCTGCATCGGCGGCTCGCGGTGGCGCTGGAGCAGCGCAAGGCGCCGCCGGCGGTGGTGGCGCAGCACTGGCTGGAGGGCAATGAGCCGCGCCGGGCCGTGCCGTTCCTCATCGCCGCCGCCCAGGCGGAGGCCTCGGCGCTGCGCCACCTGGAGGCGGCCGTGCTGTATCACCGCGCCGCCGCACTCCTGGAGGAGATGGGGAACTCCGAGGAGGCCGCGCGCGTCCGGGCCCGCGTCCGTGGCATTCCCAGCGCCTGA
- the mhpA gene encoding bifunctional 3-(3-hydroxy-phenyl)propionate/3-hydroxycinnamic acid hydroxylase MhpA has translation MGCDSQQSDMQVDVIISGCGPVGALTGNLLGQMGVRTLLLERDVAPHGEPRAFSCDDEGLRIYQATGLLELLQKDMRETRFAEYVGGSGKRFAEVHTGDADFGFGHTPLWFFHQPLLEGALRDGLRRFPHVELRKGVAFESVEQHEGGGVTVHYRDVASGEEHQVRARYLLACDGARSAVRKSLGIPMSGKAYGEPWLAVSGTISGNAPDICRFVCDPKRPAFVATGAVNQLRWEFMMLPGETREHLEKPETIAKLIEPYIDPKRVTIERAQVYTFHCLSAARWREGNVFLLGDAAHTMPPFMGQGLVSGLRDAANLAWKLKRVIHGQAPEALLDTYEQERRPHVADVQKLCVSVGHLFLARNPVVAAARDALMRTIQKIPKVRDFIQGFKFKQPPVHETGFYFGGKGTYFIQPRVKLESGEEVLLDDALGHDFTVMCRWDAPEAELARARELAESLGGRLVTFRPEAEAPKSRASSLVDITGKLTEWFSRQAADVVVLRPDRFVFGAVKSERLPELREALGV, from the coding sequence ATGGGGTGCGACAGCCAACAGTCGGACATGCAGGTCGATGTCATCATCAGCGGCTGCGGTCCAGTGGGCGCGCTGACCGGAAATCTACTCGGGCAGATGGGTGTGAGGACGCTCCTGCTGGAGCGCGACGTGGCGCCGCACGGTGAGCCGCGGGCGTTCTCGTGCGACGACGAGGGGCTGCGCATCTACCAGGCCACGGGCCTGCTGGAGCTGCTCCAGAAGGACATGCGGGAGACGCGCTTCGCGGAGTACGTGGGCGGCTCCGGCAAGCGCTTCGCCGAGGTGCACACGGGCGACGCGGACTTCGGCTTCGGGCACACGCCGCTGTGGTTCTTCCACCAGCCGCTGCTGGAGGGGGCGCTGCGCGACGGGCTGCGCCGCTTCCCGCACGTCGAGCTGCGCAAGGGCGTGGCCTTCGAGTCGGTGGAGCAGCACGAGGGCGGTGGGGTGACGGTGCACTACCGCGACGTGGCCAGCGGCGAGGAGCACCAGGTTCGCGCGCGGTACCTGCTGGCCTGTGACGGCGCGCGCAGCGCGGTGCGCAAGTCGCTGGGCATCCCCATGTCGGGCAAGGCCTACGGCGAGCCCTGGCTGGCGGTGTCCGGCACCATCTCCGGCAACGCGCCCGACATCTGCCGCTTCGTGTGTGACCCGAAGCGCCCCGCCTTCGTGGCCACGGGGGCGGTGAATCAGCTCCGCTGGGAGTTCATGATGCTGCCCGGCGAGACGCGCGAGCACCTGGAGAAGCCGGAGACGATTGCGAAGCTCATCGAGCCGTACATCGACCCGAAGCGGGTGACGATTGAGCGCGCGCAGGTGTACACGTTCCACTGCCTCAGCGCGGCGCGCTGGCGCGAGGGCAACGTCTTCCTGCTCGGCGACGCGGCGCACACCATGCCGCCCTTCATGGGACAGGGGCTGGTGTCCGGCCTGCGCGACGCGGCGAACCTCGCCTGGAAGCTGAAGCGGGTGATTCACGGGCAGGCGCCGGAGGCGCTGCTGGACACCTACGAGCAGGAGCGCCGCCCGCACGTGGCGGACGTGCAGAAGCTCTGCGTGAGCGTGGGGCACCTGTTCCTGGCGCGCAACCCGGTGGTGGCCGCGGCCCGCGACGCGCTGATGCGCACGATTCAGAAGATTCCGAAGGTCCGCGACTTCATCCAGGGCTTCAAGTTCAAGCAGCCGCCGGTCCACGAGACGGGCTTCTACTTCGGCGGCAAGGGCACGTACTTCATCCAGCCCCGCGTGAAGCTGGAGTCGGGCGAGGAGGTGCTGCTCGACGACGCCCTGGGCCACGACTTCACGGTGATGTGCCGCTGGGACGCGCCCGAGGCGGAATTGGCCAGGGCTCGCGAATTGGCGGAGTCGCTGGGCGGCCGGCTGGTGACGTTCCGCCCCGAGGCCGAGGCTCCCAAGTCCCGGGCCTCGTCCCTGGTGGACATCACCGGGAAGCTGACGGAGTGGTTCTCCCGCCAGGCCGCGGACGTGGTGGTGCTGCGCCCGGACCGCTTCGTCTTCGGCGCGGTGAAGTCGGAGCGCCTGCCCGAGCTGCGCGAGGCGCTGGGCGTCTGA
- a CDS encoding BlaI/MecI/CopY family transcriptional regulator translates to MTSKPEPEAPRPLTPVELELMQLVWKQGEVSVADVLAALPPERALAYTSVSTVLRILEQKGVVQSRKQGRGHLYSAVLPREAYEAQSVRHLVDTLFEGTPSALVARLVEAVPLAPDEVEQIRKLLKAKGGKP, encoded by the coding sequence GTGACCAGCAAGCCCGAGCCCGAGGCTCCCCGGCCGTTGACGCCGGTGGAGCTCGAGCTGATGCAGCTCGTGTGGAAGCAGGGAGAGGTGAGCGTGGCGGACGTGCTGGCGGCGCTGCCGCCGGAGCGCGCGCTGGCGTACACCTCGGTGTCCACCGTCCTGCGGATACTGGAACAGAAGGGCGTGGTGCAAAGCCGGAAGCAGGGGCGTGGGCACCTGTACTCGGCGGTGCTGCCGCGCGAGGCGTACGAGGCGCAGAGCGTGCGCCACCTCGTGGACACCCTGTTCGAGGGCACGCCGTCCGCGCTCGTGGCGAGGCTGGTGGAGGCCGTGCCGCTGGCGCCGGACGAGGTGGAGCAGATCCGCAAGCTGCTCAAGGCGAAGGGGGGCAAGCCATGA
- a CDS encoding transglycosylase SLT domain-containing protein translates to MSAVLRELASFYVVVALLLPVALVLSRLALAVLSRLGAPLSSRQSLSVGRGALLLALVLPLLATVAHAVSPAGPLFTFERSMARHAGRLPGAAWDAPTARPAVRPSEAAPASIPVLPIAAFVIVAGASVFTARALVRHRRLLRRLESLPQVRSVGRVRVVLGEEGTPAFSAWFPRLRSSPSAWVVVPPSVLGDAESLRLTVLHELQHHRQRDTHLAFARLILTGAFFWHPAAHVLSRWLASLQELACDEALVAGGRAQAHAYARCLLQAALTLPGAPSLPAGATGMSHPTARRIEMLFQPRPFRAHGAAALLAALSLVLLPLATLAQGAARGRTVTLAEAKALAESSQPAGDLPVVVDAEVVEQLNRLIGTEKGRTFMKRALTNLGTNREALLAGLKAKNLPEGLLAVSVIESAVTNMPETDGRPSLAPGMRGAGVWMFIPETARRYGLEVSATKDERLDVTRETQAAASLLSDLHAQYSDWRLALAAYNQGDKKVDEAVAKGGSRDVSALMAAGHLNDYTATVQAGLLIVRNPHLLD, encoded by the coding sequence ATGAGCGCCGTCCTGCGGGAATTGGCCTCCTTCTATGTCGTCGTGGCGCTGCTGTTGCCCGTCGCACTGGTGCTCTCACGTCTGGCCTTGGCCGTCCTCTCCCGGCTGGGAGCACCGCTGTCCTCGCGTCAGTCCTTGAGCGTGGGGCGGGGCGCGCTGCTCCTGGCGCTCGTCCTGCCGCTGCTGGCCACGGTGGCGCACGCGGTGTCCCCCGCCGGGCCGCTCTTCACCTTCGAGCGCTCGATGGCGCGGCACGCGGGACGTCTCCCCGGCGCCGCATGGGATGCGCCCACGGCCCGTCCCGCCGTGCGCCCCAGCGAGGCGGCGCCAGCGTCCATCCCCGTGCTCCCCATCGCCGCGTTTGTGATTGTGGCCGGGGCGTCTGTCTTTACCGCTCGCGCGCTCGTGCGGCACCGCCGCCTGCTGCGGCGCCTGGAATCACTGCCTCAAGTGCGAAGCGTGGGCCGCGTCCGCGTGGTGCTCGGAGAGGAGGGCACCCCGGCGTTCTCCGCGTGGTTCCCTCGCCTCCGGAGCAGTCCCTCCGCATGGGTCGTGGTGCCGCCTTCCGTGCTCGGTGACGCGGAGTCGCTCCGCCTCACGGTGCTGCACGAGCTTCAGCACCACCGTCAGCGCGACACGCACCTGGCCTTCGCGCGCCTCATCCTCACGGGCGCCTTCTTCTGGCACCCCGCCGCGCACGTGCTGTCGCGCTGGCTCGCCTCGCTCCAGGAGCTGGCGTGTGACGAGGCGCTGGTCGCGGGCGGCCGGGCCCAGGCGCACGCGTATGCCCGCTGTCTGCTGCAAGCGGCGCTCACCCTTCCGGGAGCGCCGTCGCTACCCGCCGGAGCCACCGGCATGTCCCATCCCACCGCGAGGAGAATCGAAATGCTGTTCCAACCCCGTCCCTTTCGCGCCCACGGCGCCGCGGCGCTGCTGGCCGCGCTCTCCCTGGTCCTCCTTCCCCTGGCCACGCTGGCCCAGGGCGCGGCGCGAGGCCGCACCGTGACGCTCGCCGAGGCGAAGGCGCTCGCCGAGTCCAGCCAGCCCGCCGGAGACCTGCCCGTGGTGGTGGACGCGGAGGTGGTGGAGCAACTCAACCGCCTCATCGGCACGGAGAAGGGCCGCACCTTCATGAAGCGCGCGCTCACCAACCTGGGCACGAATCGCGAGGCGCTGCTCGCCGGCCTCAAGGCGAAGAACCTGCCCGAAGGACTGCTCGCCGTGTCGGTCATCGAGTCCGCCGTGACGAACATGCCCGAGACGGACGGCCGCCCGTCGCTGGCTCCCGGCATGCGCGGAGCGGGCGTGTGGATGTTCATTCCCGAAACCGCTCGCCGCTACGGCCTGGAGGTCAGCGCCACGAAGGACGAGCGCCTGGACGTGACGCGCGAGACGCAGGCCGCCGCGAGCCTGCTGTCCGACCTGCATGCGCAGTACAGCGATTGGCGCCTGGCGCTCGCGGCCTACAACCAGGGCGACAAGAAGGTGGACGAGGCCGTCGCGAAGGGCGGCAGCCGTGACGTGTCCGCGCTCATGGCCGCGGGCCACCTCAATGACTACACGGCCACCGTGCAGGCAGGGCTGCTCATCGTCCGCAATCCGCACCTGCTCGACTGA
- a CDS encoding metallophosphoesterase, translated as MLLSAVLVLPLAARADSKGSAWVSSTGRSYENPRFRLNLSAPATVTLDLMSSVDTYLYLLNQDGSQLLAQDDDSGDGYNSRVTVSLGAGRYLLVAATYSAGQRGDFTLTSSQGSLSYCFQAYADVNFSGASNTFCEGGSQPFQNDAYSSIRVPKGLRVRAFEHSGGVGLARTYYQDAPNVGALYNDMISSFSWSNFQTNDFFMVFASDPQFSWKHCNDGGGPLCDRENQTFAGWSDEDLARYYNTNVVNGINWVKNQVGEYRFGGLVVNGDLTEFGKQDVDLGDYINIYEHGVQSNVYLGLGNHDYSNNVNDCYENQCATGMVWYFKDQVWTLNTTRFDYSESGVYYEFPSNRKNHSGSLGYSWDIGNVHFVQLNNYPTYTRDWNGWNFSEARRDYFSIQSAINWLRADLQDATSRGQELVVNMHDWGSGASTETMSALNDFPVSAVYAGHWHGTYGRYETRGMNDGKAMPVFLAGSAHMGTFLVTRFVGGKMYTWVMQADQFNGGQLRVLYNGNSYVAASTPGLFDTCSGCARYYQDVFDMR; from the coding sequence TTGCTGCTGTCCGCCGTGCTGGTGTTGCCGTTGGCCGCGAGAGCCGACTCGAAGGGCAGCGCGTGGGTGAGCTCCACCGGGCGGAGTTACGAGAACCCTCGGTTCCGGCTGAACCTGTCCGCGCCCGCGACGGTGACGTTGGACCTGATGTCCTCCGTCGACACCTATCTCTACCTGCTCAACCAGGACGGCTCGCAGCTCCTCGCCCAGGATGACGACAGCGGAGACGGCTACAACAGCCGGGTGACGGTGTCGTTGGGGGCGGGCAGATACCTGCTCGTCGCGGCGACGTACTCCGCGGGCCAGCGCGGCGACTTCACGCTCACCAGCAGTCAGGGCAGCCTGTCCTACTGCTTCCAGGCCTACGCGGACGTCAACTTCAGCGGCGCGTCCAACACCTTCTGCGAGGGTGGCAGCCAGCCCTTCCAGAACGACGCGTACTCATCCATCCGCGTGCCCAAGGGCCTGCGCGTGCGCGCCTTCGAGCACAGCGGCGGCGTGGGGCTGGCGCGCACGTACTACCAGGACGCGCCCAACGTGGGCGCGCTCTACAACGACATGATTTCGAGCTTCTCGTGGTCCAACTTCCAGACGAACGACTTCTTCATGGTCTTCGCCTCGGACCCACAGTTCTCCTGGAAGCACTGCAACGACGGCGGCGGCCCGCTCTGTGACAGGGAGAACCAGACGTTCGCCGGGTGGTCCGACGAGGACCTCGCGCGCTACTACAACACCAACGTCGTCAACGGCATCAACTGGGTGAAGAACCAGGTCGGCGAGTACCGGTTCGGTGGCCTCGTGGTGAATGGAGACCTGACGGAGTTCGGCAAGCAGGACGTGGACCTGGGCGACTACATCAACATCTACGAGCACGGCGTGCAGTCCAACGTCTACCTGGGCCTGGGCAACCACGACTACTCGAACAACGTCAACGACTGCTACGAGAACCAGTGCGCCACGGGCATGGTCTGGTATTTCAAGGATCAGGTGTGGACGCTCAACACCACGCGCTTCGACTACTCGGAGAGCGGCGTCTATTACGAGTTCCCCAGCAACCGGAAGAACCACTCGGGCAGCCTGGGGTACTCGTGGGACATCGGCAACGTCCACTTCGTCCAGCTCAACAACTACCCCACGTACACGCGTGACTGGAACGGGTGGAACTTCAGCGAGGCCCGCCGCGACTACTTCTCCATCCAGTCCGCCATCAACTGGCTGCGCGCCGACTTGCAGGACGCCACGAGCCGGGGCCAGGAGCTCGTCGTCAACATGCACGACTGGGGCTCGGGCGCGAGCACGGAGACGATGTCGGCGCTGAACGACTTCCCCGTCTCCGCCGTCTACGCGGGGCACTGGCACGGCACCTATGGCCGGTATGAGACGCGGGGGATGAACGACGGCAAGGCGATGCCCGTGTTCCTCGCCGGCTCGGCCCACATGGGCACCTTCCTCGTCACGCGCTTCGTGGGCGGGAAGATGTACACGTGGGTGATGCAGGCCGACCAGTTCAATGGCGGCCAGCTGCGCGTGCTCTACAACGGCAACTCGTACGTCGCGGCCTCCACGCCCGGCCTCTTCGACACGTGCAGCGGCTGCGCGCGCTACTACCAGGACGTGTTCGACATGCGCTGA